In Talaromyces rugulosus chromosome I, complete sequence, one genomic interval encodes:
- a CDS encoding chitin synthase I, with translation MNPHHPDNRTPSPARPLNPSLHPYQHETEFQPLQMPSTDHLLDQPTYSVEGINNSYGHNERFEEHVPQTYPHEYTLRPEDHHDAYYNQPYEPTGSPHDDYDLANYPAQHPSPYQDDRVPILQSDNPYGPNPFEPPAYPQPGEYTDDPPLQAAPSPSPTPLRRWKTVKEVQLFRGNLVLDCPVPPKLLTQVPHVQPPERDEFTHMRYSAATCDPAEFYNEQFTLRQTLFAKPRHTELFIVITMYNEDEFLFARTLIGVFKNIEYMCSRSNSKTWGKEAWKKIVVCVISDGRAKINPRTRAVLAALGVYQDGIAKQKVNGKDVTAHIYEYTTQLALQLKGTQVSVKGRSATPVQMVFCLKEKNQKKINSHRWFFQAFGRVLDPNICVLLDAGTRPGRDSVYHLWRAFDLEPMCGGACGEIKVMLDKGKKLINPLVAAQNFEYKMSNILDKPLESAFGFISVLPGAFSAYRYVALQNDKTGQGPLEKYFAGEKMHGANAGIFTANMYLAEDRILCFEIVTKRNCRWLLSYVKSANGETDVPDRMAEFILQRRRWLNGSFFAAVYAIAHFYEVGRSSHSFMRKFMLAFEFFFQTVNMLFSWFAIGNFFLVFHILTEYLGSDDLLGTAGKVLGVVFEWIYLCTLVACFILSLGNRPQGSNKWYMTMVYFWVIVMIYLTFAAIFVTVKSIQADVAKDGFTFSDLFTNSQFFTIIVSLASTYVMWFVASLVFFDPWHMVTCLLQYLLLSPTYTNVLNVYAFCNTHDVTWGTKGDDKPEKLPSANVKPGGKVDVNIPQDSSDLNAQYELELTAFASKPPKEVRIVPEAEKQEDYYKGFRSGVVLVWIFCNFALGAVVLSTAGLENLDSSTSSSDTENKRANIYMSVILWSVAGLSLIKFFGAMWFLVVRMFRGV, from the exons ATGAATCCTCATCATCCTGACAATCGCACCCCGTCGCCTGCGCGGCCATTGAATCCATCGCTACACCCCTACCAACATGAAACAGAGTTTCAGCCTCTACAGATGCCCTCGACCGATCACCTCTTGGACCAGCCAACG TACTCGGTGGAAGGTATCAACAACTCCTATGGTCACAATGAACGATTCGAGGAGCACGTCCCGCAGACTTACCCTCACGAGTACACGTTACGCCCAGAAGACCACCATGACGCCTACTACAACCAGCCATACGAGCCGACAGGATCGCCTCATGATGACTATGATCTAGCAAACTACCCTGCACAACACCCATCTCCTTACCAGGATGACCGGGTCCCGATTTTGCAAAGCGACAACCCATACGGCCCCAATCCATTCGAGCCCCCCGCTTACCCGCAGCCTGGAGAGTATACAGATGATCCGCCGTTGCAAGCTGCGCCGTCTCCAAGTCCGACGCCTCTTCGAAGATGGAAAACAGTCAAGGAGGTGCAGTTGTTTCGCGGAAACTTGGTTCTCGATTGCCCGGTGCCACCCAAGCTGTTGACCCAGGTTCCCCATGTCCAGCCACCTGAGCGTGATGAGTTTACACACATGCGATACTCGGCCGCGACGTGCGATCCAGCCGAGTTCTACAACGAGCAATTTACGCTTCGACAGACCCTGTTTGCGAAACCGCGCCACACGGAACTTTTCATCGTCATTACCATGTACAATGAGGACGAGTTTCTGTTTGCGCGTACCTTGATCGGTGTGTTCAAGAATATCGAGTACATGTGCTCGAGAAGCAATAGCAAGACATGGGGCAAGGAAGCATGGAAGAAGATCGTGGTTTGCGTTATCAGTGATGGTCGTGCCAAAATCAACCCTCGTACACGCGCTGTACTAGCTGCTCTAGGTGTGTACCAGGATGGTATCGCCAAGCAAAAGGTCAATGGCAAGGACGTGACGGCCCATATTTACGAGTACACGACGCAGTTGGCGCTCCAACTCAAGGGTACACAAGTTTCCGTGAAAGGACGATCTGCCACTCCCGTGCAGATGGTATTCTGTCTGAAGGAgaagaaccagaagaaaatcaATTCCCACCGCTGGTTTTTCCAGGCCTTTGGTCGCGTGCTCGATCCCAATATTTGTGTTTTGCTCGATGCCGGTACACGGCCTGGTCGGGATTCCGTTTACCATTTGTGGCGAGCATTCGACTTGGAGCCCATGTGTGGAGGAGCTTGTGGTGAAATCAAAGTCATGTTGGACAAAGGAAAGAAGCTCATCAACCCGCTGGTCGCGGCTCAAAACTTCGAATACAAGATGAGCAACATTCTGGATAAACCACTGGAATCAGCATTCGGTTTCATTTCTGTCCTGCCGGGTGCCTTTTCGGCTTACCGATACGTTGCGCTACAAAACGACAAGACTGGCCAGGGGCCGCTTGAGAAATATTTCGCTGGCGAAAAGATGCACGGTGCCAATGCCGGAATTTTCACGGCCAACATGTACCTGGCCGAAGATCGAATTCTTTGCTTTGAGATTGTCACCAAAAGAAATTGCCGCTGGCTTTTGTCATACGTCAAGTCTGCGAATGGCGAAACGGATGTGCCTGACCGTATGGCCGAGTTCATTCTACAGCGTCGTCGTTGGCTGAACGGAAGTTTCTTCGCCGCGGTCTATGCTATTGCCCACTTTTACGAAGTCGGAAGGAGTAGCCACAGTTTCATGAGAAAGTTCATGCTTGCTTTTgagttcttcttccagaCAGTCAACATGCTCTTTTCCTGGTTCGCCATTGGCAATTTCTTCCTGGTTTTCCACATCCTGACAGAATATCTGGGTTCAGACGACCTTCTGGGAACTGCCGGTAAAGTCTTGGGTGTTGTCTTTGAGTGGATCTATCTTTGTACGCTGGTCGCCTGTTTCATCTTATCACTGGGTAATCGACCCCAGGGTTCGAATAAGTGGTACATGACCATGGTCTACTTTTGGGTGATTGTCATGATATACCTCACGTTTGCAGCAATCTTCGTCACTGTCAAATCGATTCAGGCAGACGTCGCTAAGGATGGTTTCACATTTAGTGATTTGTTTACCAACTCGCAgttttttactattattgtgTCTCTTGCTTCGACATATGTGATGTGGTTTGTTGCATCCTTGGTCTTTTTCGATCCATGGCACATGGTGACTTGC CTCCTCCAATACCTGCTTCTGTCTCCGACCTACACAAATGTGCTCAACGTTTATGCCTTCTGTAATACTCACGATGTTACCTGGGGTACAAAGGGTGACGACAAACCCGAAAAGCTGCCTTCTGCCAACGTCAAGCCCGGCGGCAAAGTCGATGTCAACATTCCCCAAGATAGCAGCGATTTGAACGCCCAGTATGAGCTCGAACTTACCGCCTTTGCTAGCAAACCACCCAAGGAAGTGCGCATTGTTCCCGAGGCAGAAAAACAGGAGGATTATTACAAGGGATTCCGAAGTGGAGTCGTGTTGGTGTGGATCTTTTGCAACTTTGCCCTCGGTGCTGTGGTGTTGAGTACGGCCGGGTTGGAAAACCTTGACTCGAGCACCAGTTCTAGTGACACCGAAAACAAGCGGGCAAACATCTACATGTCTGTTATTTTGTGGAGTGTTGCTGGTCTGTCGTTGATCAAGTTCTTTGGCGCGATGTGGTTCTTGGTAGTACGCATG TTCCGCGGCGTTTAA